From a region of the Williamsia phyllosphaerae genome:
- a CDS encoding DoxX family protein: protein MTSTLPRDIATLLARIGLGAIFLAHGLQKVNVWGYSGTKAAFDGMGAPVPGVSAFLATWIEILGGIALIAGVLTPIVGLVLFLDMVGAYLIAHTGNGIWVADGGYEFVLALGVGSLLIAAVGAGKFSVDGVLGSRLPWVASDRDSTTSPASVS from the coding sequence ATGACTTCCACCCTTCCCCGTGACATCGCCACCCTGCTCGCTCGTATCGGTCTCGGCGCCATCTTCCTGGCCCACGGTCTGCAGAAGGTCAACGTCTGGGGTTACTCCGGGACCAAGGCCGCGTTCGACGGTATGGGCGCCCCGGTGCCCGGCGTTTCGGCGTTCCTCGCGACGTGGATCGAGATCCTCGGAGGAATCGCTCTGATCGCAGGTGTTCTCACCCCGATCGTGGGTCTGGTCCTGTTCCTGGACATGGTCGGCGCGTACCTCATCGCCCACACCGGCAACGGCATCTGGGTCGCCGATGGTGGATACGAGTTCGTGCTCGCGCTCGGCGTGGGTTCGCTGCTGATCGCCGCCGTCGGGGCCGGGAAGTTCAGTGTCGACGGTGTGCTGGGCTCGCGATTGCCGTGGGTTGCCTCCGACCGCGACTCGACCACATCGCCTGCGTCGGTGTCCTGA
- a CDS encoding LLM class flavin-dependent oxidoreductase, with translation MSAIPLSVLDLSPVTAGSDAATALRRSVELAQHSEALGYRRFWLAEHHFAAVASSSTMTLIGLVAAATSSIRVGSAAVQLGHHTPASVVEAFGTIDALHPGRLDLGLGRSGQRRKEATSTSAPERKSAPPEPAAEHEVDGLLIPKPFSLAGLLASPKLAATATALQIAGAEVPDFTEAVDDILALLDGTYVADGVPLSAVPGENAEVEVWIFGSSKGQSAQVAGARGLPFVANYHVSPATTLEAVQAYREAFVPSRDLTEPYVVVSADVVAADTDSTAYELASTFGHWVCGIRSGEGAPPYPDPATTPALTDAERAVVDDRIRTQFVGTPSTVADGLDTLARVTGADELVITSVTHDFEARKRSHELLAREWGLVAAQPA, from the coding sequence ATGAGCGCGATACCGCTCTCCGTTCTCGACCTCTCACCGGTCACCGCCGGATCGGATGCCGCCACCGCGTTGCGTCGTTCGGTGGAACTCGCCCAGCACAGCGAGGCTCTCGGCTACCGGCGGTTCTGGTTGGCCGAGCACCACTTCGCCGCGGTTGCCAGTTCCTCGACCATGACACTGATCGGCCTCGTCGCAGCCGCGACATCGTCGATCCGCGTCGGTTCGGCCGCCGTCCAACTGGGGCACCACACGCCGGCCTCGGTGGTGGAGGCCTTCGGCACCATCGACGCTCTGCACCCCGGTCGGCTCGACCTGGGCCTCGGACGATCAGGTCAGAGACGCAAAGAGGCCACGTCGACAAGCGCGCCGGAACGGAAGAGTGCGCCGCCCGAGCCCGCCGCCGAACACGAGGTCGACGGCCTGCTGATCCCGAAACCGTTCTCACTCGCCGGTCTGCTGGCGTCGCCCAAGTTGGCGGCCACGGCCACCGCGTTGCAGATCGCCGGCGCCGAGGTCCCGGACTTCACCGAGGCGGTCGACGACATCCTCGCGTTGCTCGACGGCACCTATGTCGCCGACGGGGTGCCGCTGTCCGCGGTGCCGGGCGAGAACGCCGAGGTGGAGGTGTGGATCTTCGGCAGCAGCAAGGGCCAGAGCGCTCAGGTTGCCGGCGCCCGTGGTCTGCCGTTCGTGGCGAACTACCACGTCAGCCCCGCGACGACGCTGGAGGCGGTGCAGGCGTACCGCGAGGCGTTCGTGCCCTCGCGGGATCTGACCGAGCCGTATGTCGTGGTATCGGCGGATGTCGTTGCCGCCGACACCGACTCGACCGCATACGAACTGGCGTCGACCTTCGGTCACTGGGTCTGCGGGATCCGTTCGGGTGAGGGCGCGCCGCCGTACCCGGATCCAGCGACCACGCCGGCTCTCACCGACGCCGAGCGGGCGGTCGTCGACGATCGCATACGGACGCAGTTCGTGGGAACCCCGTCGACGGTCGCCGACGGTCTCGACACCCTGGCCCGGGTGACGGGAGCGGACGAGCTGGTGATCACCAGCGTCACACACGATTTCGAGGCACGGAAGCGGTCGCACGAGTTGCTGGCCCGCGAATGGGGACTGGTCGCCGCGCAACCCGCCTGA
- a CDS encoding NtaA/DmoA family FMN-dependent monooxygenase (This protein belongs to a clade of FMN-dependent monooxygenases, within a broader family of flavin-dependent oxidoreductases, the luciferase-like monooxygenase (LMM) family, some of whose members use coenzyme F420 rather than FMN.) yields the protein MTVDSTRKQVHLAAHFPGVNNTTVWSDPAAGSHIDFSSFQQFAQTAERAKFDFLFLAEGLRLREQNGQIYDLDVVGRPDTFAILAAIAAVTDHLGLAGTINSTFNEPVEVARQFASLDHLSGGRAAWNVVTSWDEFTGENFRRGGYLAKDDRYLRAKEFLQVAGELWDSWRDDDIVADKDTGQFLTRPDAGEFAHSGIQFDIAGQFSTPRGPQGRPVIFQAGDSEEGREFAAAQADAIFSRHSTLTAGQEFYADVKGRLAAHGRHRDDLLILPAATFVIGDTDADAAELAHEVRLAQVSGQTAIKFLEQMWNRDLSDHDPDGPLPSIDPIPGENTVAKGRASVRIHRDPRDVAAEWRALAEAKGLSSRELIIEVTGRQSFVGSPQTVATTINEFVQSDASDGFILVPHITPGGLDRLADEVVPLLQEAGVYRDEYEGTTLRDNLGLSRVAQLH from the coding sequence ATGACCGTCGATTCCACCCGCAAACAGGTCCACCTCGCCGCGCACTTCCCCGGCGTCAACAACACGACGGTGTGGAGTGACCCCGCGGCAGGCAGCCACATCGACTTCTCGTCGTTCCAACAGTTCGCGCAGACCGCCGAACGCGCGAAGTTCGACTTCCTGTTCCTCGCCGAGGGACTGCGACTCCGTGAGCAGAACGGGCAGATCTACGACCTCGACGTGGTGGGACGACCCGACACGTTCGCCATCCTCGCCGCGATCGCCGCCGTGACCGATCACCTCGGACTGGCGGGGACCATCAACTCCACGTTCAACGAGCCCGTGGAGGTGGCCCGACAGTTCGCGTCGCTCGACCACCTCTCGGGCGGCCGCGCCGCGTGGAACGTCGTGACGTCGTGGGATGAGTTCACCGGCGAGAACTTCCGCCGCGGCGGCTACCTGGCCAAGGACGACCGCTACCTACGCGCCAAGGAGTTCCTCCAGGTCGCGGGCGAGCTCTGGGACTCGTGGCGCGACGACGACATCGTCGCCGACAAGGACACCGGTCAGTTCCTCACGCGGCCCGACGCGGGCGAATTCGCCCACAGCGGCATCCAATTCGACATCGCCGGCCAGTTCTCGACCCCACGGGGGCCACAGGGACGCCCGGTGATCTTCCAGGCCGGCGACTCCGAGGAGGGTCGGGAGTTCGCGGCGGCGCAGGCCGACGCGATCTTCTCCCGGCACTCCACGCTCACCGCCGGCCAGGAGTTCTACGCCGACGTCAAGGGCCGCCTCGCCGCCCACGGCCGACACCGCGACGACCTGCTCATCCTGCCCGCGGCGACCTTCGTCATCGGCGACACCGATGCCGACGCAGCCGAACTGGCGCACGAGGTCCGACTGGCGCAGGTCAGCGGTCAGACCGCGATCAAGTTCCTCGAGCAGATGTGGAACCGCGATCTCTCCGACCACGACCCGGACGGACCGCTGCCGAGCATCGACCCGATCCCGGGCGAGAACACCGTCGCCAAAGGGCGTGCGAGCGTCCGGATCCATCGTGATCCTCGCGACGTGGCGGCCGAGTGGCGCGCTCTCGCGGAGGCCAAGGGGCTCTCGAGCCGAGAGCTGATCATCGAGGTCACCGGCCGGCAGTCGTTCGTCGGCTCACCACAGACGGTCGCCACCACGATCAACGAGTTCGTGCAGTCCGACGCGTCGGACGGGTTCATCCTGGTACCGCACATCACGCCGGGTGGTCTCGATCGTCTCGCCGACGAGGTCGTCCCGCTACTGCAGGAGGCGGGGGTGTACCGCGACGAGTACGAGGGCACCACGCTGCGTGACAATCTCGGGCTGAGCCGCGTCGCCCAGCTGCACTGA
- a CDS encoding DUF5313 family protein → MKRPSMIRWIGYAFGRQLPREHQSWVLRDLTGRNAFGRHLFRGMVPFLPIFVVFMLIPGPWWLRAEMVALGLSLALIYSAAYMGQNRRHRLEKHGLDPDLRPARQQQEKDLDRKRYEAIYGRSQVVGTAQLPRDTGGAISSQETRRQGSVYRSHSGKLER, encoded by the coding sequence ATGAAGCGTCCGAGCATGATCCGGTGGATCGGGTATGCATTCGGTCGACAACTCCCCCGGGAACATCAGTCCTGGGTGCTGCGAGATCTGACCGGGCGCAACGCTTTCGGCCGTCACCTGTTCCGCGGAATGGTCCCGTTCCTCCCGATCTTCGTCGTGTTCATGCTCATCCCCGGACCCTGGTGGTTGCGCGCGGAGATGGTTGCCCTCGGGCTCAGCCTGGCGCTCATCTACTCGGCCGCGTACATGGGCCAGAACCGCCGCCACCGCCTCGAGAAGCACGGACTGGACCCCGATCTCCGGCCCGCGCGGCAACAGCAGGAGAAGGATCTCGACCGGAAGCGATATGAGGCCATCTACGGTCGCAGCCAGGTCGTCGGCACAGCTCAGCTCCCGCGTGACACCGGGGGTGCGATCAGTTCGCAGGAAACGCGACGGCAGGGTTCTGTGTACAGAAGCCACTCCGGCAAGCTCGAGCGCTGA
- a CDS encoding MarR family winged helix-turn-helix transcriptional regulator: protein MTSPPLVSASDDLLQLDRQVCFALAVTNRTVLTIYRPLLEPLGLTHPQYLVMLALWEESPRSVRSIGDVLMLDSATLSPLLKRLEKADLITRTRSASDERQLDLHLTATGRALRERALDIPPAVVAALDVSLEDLEELRSVLWRINRAARDATNPTEDVR from the coding sequence GTGACCTCTCCCCCGCTCGTATCCGCGTCCGATGACCTGCTCCAGCTCGACCGACAGGTCTGTTTCGCGCTCGCGGTGACCAACCGGACGGTGCTGACGATCTACCGGCCGCTGCTCGAGCCCCTCGGCCTCACCCACCCGCAGTACCTGGTGATGCTGGCCCTGTGGGAGGAGTCCCCCCGGTCGGTGCGTTCGATCGGCGACGTCCTGATGCTCGATTCGGCGACGCTGTCGCCACTGCTCAAACGGCTCGAGAAGGCCGACCTGATCACTCGGACACGGTCGGCGTCCGACGAGCGGCAACTGGATCTACACCTCACAGCCACCGGGCGCGCTCTTCGCGAGCGCGCCCTGGACATCCCGCCTGCCGTGGTCGCGGCGCTCGACGTCTCTCTCGAGGACCTCGAGGAACTGCGTTCGGTCCTGTGGCGTATTAATCGCGCCGCCAGGGACGCGACGAACCCGACGGAGGATGTCCGATGA
- a CDS encoding LLM class flavin-dependent oxidoreductase gives MPEPIRVAIALEGAGAHPAAWREESARPDELLTPQYWTEQIRHAESAGADLVTISDSFSVHRTLPDCRRTDLLVGHLDATLIAARVAPVTQSIGLIPTATVTHSEPFHLSKAIATVDHVSHGRAGILLRPSGRTDEAALFGRRDASGLSPEDHRVEVADYAEVLRRLWDSWEDDAEIRDVATGRFIDRDKLHYIDFEGRYFSVRGPSITPRPPQGQPVVAVSVENADDHRLAGESADVVFVAGRTADDVRTTVDGVEAARSAAGRDGREHVFVDLTVYLGATTEAATVRKNRLDNRAPVDVTAIGNRDDAAVFVGTATDLADRVTELVGPDTGATGVRLRPGTIPDDLHAVTTDLIPELARRGLADPARTASTLRGRLGLDSPVNRYATGGVR, from the coding sequence GTGCCCGAACCCATCCGTGTCGCCATCGCGCTCGAGGGTGCCGGCGCGCACCCCGCCGCCTGGCGCGAGGAGAGTGCCCGCCCCGACGAACTGCTCACCCCGCAGTATTGGACCGAGCAGATCCGCCATGCCGAATCGGCCGGTGCCGACCTGGTGACCATCTCCGACTCGTTCAGTGTGCACCGGACGCTGCCGGACTGCCGGCGCACCGACCTGCTCGTCGGCCACCTCGACGCGACGCTCATCGCGGCACGGGTGGCGCCGGTGACGCAGTCCATCGGACTCATCCCGACCGCGACGGTGACCCACTCCGAACCGTTTCATCTGAGCAAGGCGATCGCGACCGTCGACCACGTGTCCCACGGTCGTGCCGGGATTCTGTTGCGGCCATCCGGTCGCACCGACGAGGCCGCACTCTTCGGACGTCGCGATGCGAGCGGGTTGTCGCCCGAGGACCACCGGGTGGAGGTCGCCGATTACGCCGAGGTGCTGCGTCGACTGTGGGACAGCTGGGAGGACGACGCCGAGATCCGTGACGTCGCGACCGGTCGGTTCATCGACCGCGACAAGCTGCACTACATCGATTTCGAGGGCCGGTACTTCTCGGTGCGAGGACCATCCATCACGCCACGTCCCCCGCAGGGCCAACCGGTGGTGGCGGTGTCGGTCGAGAACGCCGACGATCATCGGCTCGCGGGTGAGTCGGCCGACGTGGTGTTCGTCGCAGGCCGGACCGCCGACGACGTCCGCACCACGGTCGACGGTGTCGAGGCGGCTCGATCGGCGGCCGGTCGGGACGGACGAGAACACGTCTTCGTCGATCTGACCGTCTATCTCGGCGCGACCACCGAGGCCGCGACGGTTCGCAAGAATCGACTCGACAACCGTGCACCGGTCGATGTCACTGCGATCGGCAACCGTGACGACGCCGCGGTGTTCGTTGGCACCGCAACAGATCTCGCCGATCGGGTCACTGAACTGGTCGGCCCGGACACCGGGGCCACCGGCGTCCGGCTGCGGCCGGGCACCATCCCGGACGATCTCCACGCGGTGACCACCGATCTCATCCCGGAACTCGCTCGTCGAGGTCTCGCCGACCCCGCTCGCACCGCGTCGACGCTGCGCGGACGGCTCGGCCTCGACTCCCCCGTCAACCGCTATGCAACCGGAGGTGTTCGATGA
- a CDS encoding ferritin-like domain-containing protein, whose amino-acid sequence MTASTSGLRQQLRTVLTLTNTEIQVAQTRVAQARTEAVREELTKNAENGRIRAVAIDEALRGLGGLPALISPLVGRTAALGKTFIEQAQPLDEALLGDLALERQLLDRSRYIKALATAANESDVVALADRLITAHTATVEWLTIVLAEEALGGPVALRRTPVQWISGVAARAATAPSVVVAHGADRVIDTARQVPSLLTGWRKQAEDAGDTAAQTLTEWRKQAEDAGETAAKTLVAGRDAALEAAETAARDSGAPGLADSLHEIRESTGTVAAEDLPIADYDALNVSSAVAAVKELEQPADIRLVVTYEEAHKNRSGIISAAQTQLASIAKDIVGVN is encoded by the coding sequence ATGACTGCATCAACCTCAGGACTCCGCCAGCAGCTGCGCACCGTACTCACGCTGACCAACACCGAGATCCAGGTCGCACAGACCCGCGTCGCACAGGCCCGTACCGAGGCCGTCCGCGAAGAACTCACCAAGAACGCCGAGAACGGGCGTATCCGGGCCGTCGCGATCGACGAGGCGCTACGCGGACTGGGCGGACTCCCCGCCCTCATCAGCCCGCTGGTCGGCCGTACCGCTGCCCTCGGCAAGACGTTCATCGAGCAGGCTCAGCCGCTCGACGAGGCCCTGCTCGGCGATCTCGCCCTCGAGCGCCAGCTCCTCGACCGGTCGCGTTACATCAAGGCGCTGGCCACCGCCGCCAACGAGAGCGACGTGGTCGCGCTGGCGGACCGTCTCATCACCGCGCACACCGCGACCGTCGAGTGGCTGACCATCGTCCTGGCCGAGGAGGCACTCGGTGGCCCCGTCGCTCTGCGTCGCACTCCGGTGCAGTGGATCAGCGGCGTTGCGGCACGTGCGGCCACCGCGCCCAGTGTTGTCGTCGCCCACGGCGCCGATCGGGTCATCGACACCGCCCGCCAGGTGCCGAGTCTCCTCACCGGATGGCGCAAGCAGGCTGAGGACGCCGGTGACACCGCGGCCCAGACCCTCACCGAATGGCGCAAGCAGGCCGAGGACGCGGGTGAGACCGCAGCCAAGACTTTGGTCGCCGGCCGAGACGCAGCTCTCGAGGCCGCCGAGACCGCGGCCCGCGACAGCGGTGCCCCCGGACTGGCCGACTCGCTGCACGAGATCCGCGAGTCCACCGGAACGGTTGCGGCCGAAGACCTCCCGATCGCCGATTACGACGCGCTCAACGTTTCCAGCGCGGTCGCAGCGGTCAAGGAGCTCGAGCAGCCCGCCGACATCCGTCTCGTCGTGACCTACGAAGAGGCGCACAAGAACCGCAGCGGGATCATCTCCGCCGCGCAGACGCAGCTCGCGTCCATCGCGAAGGACATCGTCGGGGTCAACTGA
- a CDS encoding MFS transporter has product MAPRSSFPRFWAAAAISAIGSAVTAVAMPILVVRQLDASPFEVGIVNAAQFAPYAVLGLIAGAYVDRWRRKPVLVWAGVGRAISLGVVPVLWFLGALQIWMLVIALVLFGAFSVFAFAATQSLLPGLVSRSELVAANARLDQADAAATTMGPAVGGGLVGLLGAPVAIVVDAISYLADAALVAGVRVAETRNDCRTRNLRAEIRDGVQWTYRHRVLRPLAVSTHVWFLANGAAMTVLSLLALRSIGLTALAFGLLLTVFGITSLIGATIAPRCGRRIGSGRVVILARVIYPIAWFLVAATPATGGGLALLFVALGLLGVAAGVENSNEMGFWQTLTPDELLGRVNGTRRSINRTAAALGAISAGALVGLIGDRLTLIGVTAIFAVAAVVAVRSPLRHVSDGS; this is encoded by the coding sequence GTGGCGCCGAGGTCGTCGTTTCCACGCTTCTGGGCGGCCGCGGCAATCAGCGCGATCGGCTCGGCGGTGACCGCCGTCGCGATGCCGATACTGGTGGTTCGACAACTGGATGCCTCGCCGTTCGAGGTGGGCATCGTGAACGCGGCTCAGTTCGCGCCGTATGCGGTGCTCGGTCTGATCGCCGGCGCATACGTCGACCGGTGGCGTCGCAAACCGGTTCTGGTGTGGGCCGGCGTCGGTCGCGCCATCTCATTGGGTGTCGTGCCGGTGCTGTGGTTTCTCGGGGCGCTGCAGATCTGGATGTTGGTCATCGCGCTGGTGTTGTTCGGTGCGTTCTCGGTTTTCGCGTTCGCTGCGACACAGTCGTTGCTCCCGGGCCTGGTTTCCCGATCGGAACTGGTTGCGGCCAACGCGCGCCTCGATCAGGCCGACGCCGCCGCGACGACCATGGGCCCAGCCGTTGGCGGCGGTCTTGTCGGGCTGCTGGGAGCCCCTGTGGCGATTGTTGTCGACGCAATCAGCTATCTCGCGGATGCCGCCCTCGTCGCGGGGGTGCGAGTTGCCGAGACTCGTAACGACTGCCGTACTCGAAACCTTCGCGCGGAGATCCGTGACGGCGTGCAGTGGACCTACCGCCACCGCGTACTGAGGCCGCTCGCGGTGTCGACGCATGTTTGGTTCCTCGCGAACGGCGCTGCGATGACGGTGCTTTCACTTCTGGCCCTACGGTCGATCGGCCTGACTGCTCTCGCCTTCGGGCTGCTGCTGACAGTCTTCGGGATCACCAGTCTGATCGGCGCAACGATCGCCCCACGGTGTGGCAGGCGGATCGGTTCGGGGCGGGTGGTCATCCTTGCGCGTGTGATCTACCCGATCGCTTGGTTTCTCGTGGCCGCGACCCCCGCAACCGGCGGCGGTCTCGCTCTCCTGTTCGTCGCGTTGGGGCTCCTGGGAGTAGCCGCCGGCGTCGAGAACTCCAATGAGATGGGCTTCTGGCAGACGCTCACCCCGGATGAACTCCTCGGTCGAGTGAACGGCACCAGACGCTCGATCAATCGAACGGCGGCCGCCCTCGGAGCGATCTCGGCAGGCGCCCTCGTCGGGCTCATCGGTGATCGCCTCACTCTCATCGGTGTAACCGCGATTTTCGCGGTCGCCGCGGTGGTGGCCGTGCGCTCGCCCCTGCGACATGTGTCAGATGGTTCCTGA
- a CDS encoding GPR1/FUN34/YaaH family transporter translates to MTAISDRPTDVSATPLAATDVTPVAEAAAPEGNPGLIALPLIIAGALGLGFTNTGIVDSGAAAVPILLSATAVGLLLATIWAAALRQNVNATVYAVFFGFYGSYAVLSIGQTHNWFGIPSSGAQETTALWLGSWLVTITLLTVLLVRLPWTYPALLAVVDVALALLLIGTVADSRLATQAGGVFVFGFVAFVIYYYAAALWEETGGRPLPLGKPLVS, encoded by the coding sequence ATGACCGCGATCTCTGACCGACCCACCGATGTATCGGCGACCCCTCTGGCCGCGACCGACGTGACCCCGGTTGCCGAGGCGGCGGCCCCGGAGGGCAATCCGGGTCTCATCGCGCTGCCGCTGATCATCGCGGGCGCACTCGGACTCGGTTTCACCAACACCGGGATCGTCGACAGCGGTGCCGCCGCGGTTCCGATCCTGCTGTCCGCCACGGCGGTCGGCCTACTGCTGGCGACGATCTGGGCGGCGGCGCTGCGACAGAACGTCAACGCCACCGTCTACGCGGTGTTCTTCGGCTTCTACGGCAGCTACGCGGTGCTCTCGATCGGTCAGACGCACAACTGGTTCGGCATCCCGTCCTCCGGTGCACAGGAGACGACGGCGCTGTGGCTGGGCAGCTGGCTGGTGACGATCACGCTGCTGACCGTGCTGCTGGTTCGTCTGCCGTGGACCTATCCCGCGCTGCTGGCGGTCGTCGACGTCGCGCTGGCGCTGCTGCTGATCGGCACGGTGGCCGACAGCCGGCTCGCGACGCAGGCCGGTGGCGTGTTCGTCTTCGGGTTCGTCGCCTTCGTCATCTACTACTACGCGGCAGCGCTCTGGGAGGAGACCGGCGGACGTCCGCTTCCTCTCGGCAAGCCACTTGTCTCCTAG
- a CDS encoding aldo/keto reductase translates to MTSSTDTTSSADAAQTFLLGGDLEINRLGFGTMQLPGEGVWGDPDDRSGALRVISRAAELGVNFFDTADSYGPDVAENLLFEALHPYADDIVIATKAGLTRQGPGEWTPVGRPAYLRQQAELSLRKLGVDRIDLFQLHRIDPDVALEDQVGELKKLQDEGKIRHIGLSQVSVDEAKAAQEIATIASVQNLYNLTDRSSEDLLDWATENNVGFIPWFPLATGKLTGEGSPLTELAKQHEASPSQLALAWLLKRSPVMLPIPGTSSVEHLEDNLAGATVELSDDEFDELSKVGA, encoded by the coding sequence ATGACCTCGAGCACAGACACGACCTCATCCGCTGACGCCGCCCAGACCTTCCTCCTCGGTGGCGACCTGGAGATCAACCGTCTCGGATTCGGAACGATGCAACTCCCCGGCGAGGGCGTCTGGGGTGACCCGGACGACCGCTCGGGCGCTCTGCGCGTGATCAGCCGCGCCGCCGAACTGGGCGTCAACTTCTTCGACACCGCCGACAGTTACGGCCCGGACGTGGCCGAGAACCTGCTGTTCGAGGCCCTGCACCCGTACGCGGACGACATCGTCATCGCGACCAAAGCCGGTCTCACCCGTCAGGGCCCCGGCGAGTGGACACCGGTGGGTCGGCCCGCCTACCTGCGTCAGCAGGCCGAGTTGAGCCTGCGCAAGCTCGGAGTGGACCGCATCGACCTCTTCCAGCTGCACCGGATCGACCCCGATGTCGCCCTCGAAGACCAGGTCGGCGAGCTCAAGAAGCTGCAGGACGAGGGCAAGATCCGCCACATCGGCCTGAGCCAGGTGTCGGTCGATGAGGCGAAGGCCGCGCAGGAGATCGCGACGATCGCCTCGGTGCAGAACCTCTACAACCTCACCGACCGCTCGTCGGAGGACCTGCTCGACTGGGCCACCGAGAACAACGTCGGGTTCATCCCGTGGTTCCCGCTGGCCACCGGCAAGTTGACCGGCGAGGGCAGCCCGCTGACCGAGCTGGCCAAACAGCACGAGGCGTCGCCGTCACAGCTCGCGCTGGCGTGGCTCCTCAAGCGCTCGCCCGTGATGCTGCCGATCCCGGGGACGTCGAGCGTCGAGCATCTCGAGGACAACCTCGCCGGCGCCACCGTCGAGCTGAGTGACGACGAGTTCGACGAGCTGTCGAAGGTCGGCGCCTGA
- the stf0 gene encoding trehalose 2-sulfotransferase: protein MTTTRRAYLVLATQRSGSTLLVESLRATGIAGEPQEFFQYLPHSGLAPQPREWFADVTDESILSLLDPLDPGTPRSETGDEWAERIRREGSTANGVWGGKLMWNQTPLLLANASGLRNRSGDDLRSAIDDLLGPDVVFVHVYRTDIAAQAVSMWRAVQTRVWRGAAPAEIDERAQYHAGGIAHLHAILSEQERSWRAWFDTAGVEPIEIDYRHLAEDTTGEVGRVLSALGLDPALAPPPALTRQGNARSVDWIERYRRDAAREGVTV, encoded by the coding sequence GTGACAACGACCCGACGCGCCTACCTGGTGCTCGCGACACAACGCAGCGGCAGCACCCTGCTCGTGGAGTCCCTACGCGCAACGGGCATCGCCGGTGAGCCGCAGGAGTTCTTCCAATACCTGCCGCACAGCGGTCTGGCCCCGCAGCCGAGGGAGTGGTTCGCCGATGTGACCGACGAATCCATCCTTTCCCTGCTCGACCCACTCGATCCGGGTACGCCCCGGTCCGAGACAGGTGACGAGTGGGCCGAGCGCATCCGGCGCGAGGGATCCACCGCGAACGGCGTGTGGGGCGGCAAGCTGATGTGGAACCAGACACCGCTGCTGCTGGCCAACGCGTCCGGGCTGCGCAACCGGTCTGGCGACGACCTGCGCAGCGCCATCGACGACCTCCTGGGCCCCGACGTCGTCTTCGTGCACGTCTACCGCACCGATATCGCCGCGCAGGCCGTCTCGATGTGGCGGGCGGTGCAGACGCGGGTGTGGCGCGGCGCCGCGCCCGCCGAGATCGACGAGCGCGCGCAGTATCACGCGGGTGGCATCGCCCATCTGCACGCGATCCTGTCCGAGCAGGAGCGCAGCTGGCGCGCCTGGTTCGACACCGCCGGCGTCGAGCCCATCGAGATCGACTATCGGCACCTCGCCGAGGACACCACAGGTGAGGTCGGGCGCGTTCTGAGTGCTCTGGGACTCGACCCCGCGCTGGCCCCGCCACCGGCGCTGACCCGACAGGGCAACGCACGCTCGGTCGACTGGATCGAGCGATACCGCCGCGACGCGGCACGAGAAGGAGTGACGGTATGA
- a CDS encoding DUF309 domain-containing protein gives MDRDRDIDGRPRNARPRDGLGRPLPYGRQGEPRQPEGVVRTPDETITQAQELLDRGRPFHAHEVFEDAWKSARDRGETDVELWKSLAQLAVGCTHRLRDRPVGADRLLARAVIGLTPYAGTTPHGIDIDALLRWARTPDDGPMPPLRPRTQNSSPPPR, from the coding sequence ATGGACCGCGACCGCGACATCGACGGTCGACCGCGGAACGCACGTCCCCGCGACGGACTGGGTCGACCACTTCCGTACGGCCGACAGGGCGAACCGAGGCAGCCCGAGGGGGTGGTCCGGACTCCGGACGAGACCATCACCCAGGCGCAGGAGCTGTTGGATCGCGGCCGACCGTTCCACGCCCACGAGGTGTTCGAGGACGCGTGGAAGTCGGCGCGTGATCGCGGCGAGACCGACGTCGAGCTGTGGAAGAGCCTGGCGCAGTTGGCCGTCGGGTGCACTCACCGGCTGCGGGATCGGCCCGTCGGAGCCGACCGTCTGCTGGCACGCGCCGTCATCGGACTCACGCCGTACGCCGGGACCACCCCACACGGCATCGACATCGACGCCCTGCTCCGGTGGGCCCGCACCCCGGACGACGGACCCATGCCACCGCTGCGGCCTCGGACACAGAATAGCTCGCCGCCACCGAGGTGA